A genome region from Deinococcus sp. KNUC1210 includes the following:
- a CDS encoding GNAT family N-acetyltransferase gives MNADIREVSGSEVASVYAAMHELRGHRPPLASAQHFADWVAARSDEGYRLAGAFVAGEPEAAAVVGFRPMTLLYAGRTLYIDDLSTRAAYRGLGLGRALLAWVEAEARRLGCEELHLDSGVQRFPAHRLYLKYGFDIGAHHFGKALKETP, from the coding sequence TTGAACGCCGACATCCGGGAGGTGAGCGGCTCCGAAGTGGCGTCGGTGTACGCCGCGATGCACGAGCTGCGCGGCCACCGCCCCCCGCTGGCGTCGGCCCAGCACTTTGCCGACTGGGTGGCCGCCCGCTCGGACGAGGGCTACCGGCTGGCAGGCGCGTTTGTGGCAGGCGAACCCGAAGCTGCCGCCGTGGTGGGCTTTCGCCCGATGACGCTGCTGTACGCGGGCCGCACGCTCTACATCGACGATCTGAGTACGCGGGCGGCTTACCGGGGGCTGGGGCTGGGCCGGGCGCTGCTGGCCTGGGTCGAAGCCGAGGCGCGGCGGCTGGGCTGCGAGGAACTGCATCTCGATTCGGGCGTGCAGCGTTTTCCCGCGCACCGCCTGTACCTGAAGTACGGGTTCGATATCGGCGCACACCATTTCGGCAAGGCGCTGAAGGAGACGCCTTGA
- the murF gene encoding UDP-N-acetylmuramoyl-tripeptide--D-alanyl-D-alanine ligase, which produces MLDPHALPFQADVHPEARPARRLTWDSREAGPDTAFVALPGEAMHGNRFVQAALDAGAPFVLTDLDVPRALRVPDARDALFTWARTERAKNALVVGITGSVGKTTAKNYVAAALQAAYMPVFNTLPAIACFLIEYGAQAAPLVVEMGIDRVGEMAELVDLVSPDVGIVTSIGAAHLEALGTVENVALEKGLILQAPRALVGAQASSYYPGVPSYGFEQNDFTGAELNLDAEGASFVYQGVQVTLPRAARVQAEAALLGLVLGQEAGLELPEAAQRMADVEVPGGRYRVLPGAFTVIDDTYNASPLSMFAALNALATHTPAAGGRRIAVLGRMLELGAAEQSLHADVGEYAGECTDLSYGVGQFAAELGEQAYATVPELLDALLSEVRAGDVVLVKASRGISWTPEKRAAEGVGLDTVVAALLERRDQL; this is translated from the coding sequence CTGCTCGACCCACATGCCCTCCCCTTTCAGGCCGACGTTCACCCGGAGGCCCGCCCTGCGCGGCGGCTGACCTGGGACTCGCGGGAGGCTGGCCCCGACACGGCGTTCGTGGCGCTGCCCGGCGAGGCGATGCACGGCAACCGCTTCGTGCAGGCAGCGCTCGATGCGGGCGCACCCTTCGTCCTGACCGATCTGGACGTGCCGCGTGCGCTGCGGGTGCCCGACGCCAGAGACGCGCTGTTTACCTGGGCACGGACAGAACGGGCAAAAAATGCGCTGGTGGTGGGCATTACCGGCAGCGTGGGCAAGACCACCGCCAAAAATTATGTGGCGGCAGCGCTTCAGGCGGCGTATATGCCGGTCTTCAACACCCTGCCCGCCATCGCCTGCTTTCTGATCGAATACGGAGCGCAGGCCGCGCCGCTGGTGGTCGAGATGGGCATAGACCGCGTGGGCGAGATGGCGGAGCTCGTAGATCTGGTGTCGCCGGATGTGGGCATCGTGACCAGCATCGGCGCGGCGCATCTGGAGGCACTGGGAACCGTCGAGAACGTGGCGCTGGAAAAGGGGCTGATTCTGCAAGCACCCCGCGCGCTGGTCGGTGCCCAGGCCAGCAGCTACTATCCGGGCGTGCCGAGCTACGGCTTCGAGCAGAACGACTTCACCGGAGCAGAGCTGAACCTGGACGCCGAGGGCGCGAGCTTCGTGTATCAGGGCGTGCAGGTGACGCTGCCGCGTGCCGCCCGCGTTCAGGCCGAGGCCGCGCTGCTGGGGCTGGTGCTGGGACAGGAAGCCGGACTGGAGCTGCCGGAAGCGGCGCAGCGCATGGCAGATGTCGAGGTACCGGGTGGACGTTACCGGGTGCTGCCCGGTGCCTTCACCGTTATCGACGATACCTACAACGCCTCGCCGCTGAGCATGTTCGCCGCGCTGAACGCCCTGGCGACCCACACCCCGGCGGCAGGCGGGCGGCGGATCGCGGTGCTGGGGCGCATGCTGGAACTGGGCGCTGCCGAGCAGAGCCTGCACGCCGACGTGGGCGAGTATGCGGGCGAATGCACCGATCTGAGCTACGGTGTGGGCCAGTTTGCCGCCGAACTGGGAGAGCAGGCCTACGCCACGGTGCCGGAACTGCTGGACGCGCTGCTGAGCGAGGTGCGGGCGGGTGACGTGGTGCTGGTCAAGGCTTCGCGCGGCATCTCGTGGACGCCGGAAAAACGGGCTGCCGAGGGCGTGGGGCTGGATACCGTGGTTGCAGCGCTGTTGGAGCGGCGCGACCAGCTATGA
- a CDS encoding ABC transporter ATP-binding protein yields MAEVILEHIYKRYGKTQTAVKDFNLHIKDKEFMVFVGPSGCGKSTTLRMIAGLEDISEGTLKIGDRVVNDVPPKDRDIAMVFQNYALYPHMNVYDNMAFGLKLRKTPKEQIDARVRDAAKILQIEHLLGRKPKELSGGQRQRVALGRAIVREPKVFLMDEPLSNLDAKLRVEMRSQISQLHRRLETTIIYVTHDQVEAMTMGSRIVVMRDGIIMQCDTPLNLYDYPRNKFVAGFIGSPSMNFVTGKVQNGQFIIGGSPVAPQGRLSESLKAYEGKDVMMGIRPEHLGLRGMTNLAEGTNIVRGKVLVVEPLGAQTDFIVEIAGQTVTVKVDGQARIQPGDNVELVIDQRRLHAFDTQTEDAIDRGQPTGTMGQADVESLYSGRQSVSAD; encoded by the coding sequence ATGGCAGAAGTGATTCTGGAGCATATCTACAAGCGCTACGGCAAGACCCAGACGGCAGTCAAGGACTTCAACCTGCACATCAAGGACAAGGAGTTCATGGTGTTCGTCGGGCCGTCCGGCTGCGGAAAGTCCACCACCCTGCGAATGATCGCGGGCCTGGAGGACATCTCCGAGGGCACGCTGAAGATCGGTGACCGCGTCGTCAACGACGTGCCGCCCAAAGACCGCGACATCGCGATGGTCTTCCAGAACTACGCGCTGTACCCTCACATGAATGTGTACGACAACATGGCGTTCGGCCTGAAGCTCCGCAAGACCCCCAAGGAGCAGATCGACGCCCGCGTGCGTGACGCCGCCAAGATCCTTCAGATCGAGCACCTGCTGGGCCGCAAGCCCAAGGAGCTGTCCGGCGGTCAGCGTCAGCGCGTCGCCCTGGGCCGCGCCATCGTGCGTGAGCCGAAAGTGTTCCTGATGGACGAGCCGCTGTCCAACCTGGACGCCAAGCTGCGCGTCGAGATGCGTTCGCAGATTTCGCAGCTTCACCGCCGCCTGGAAACCACCATCATCTACGTGACGCACGATCAGGTCGAGGCCATGACCATGGGGAGCCGCATCGTGGTCATGCGCGACGGCATCATCATGCAGTGCGACACGCCCCTGAACCTGTACGACTACCCCCGCAACAAGTTCGTGGCAGGCTTCATCGGCAGCCCCAGCATGAACTTCGTGACCGGTAAGGTGCAGAACGGGCAGTTCATCATCGGCGGATCTCCGGTTGCGCCGCAGGGCCGTCTGTCCGAGAGCCTGAAGGCCTACGAGGGCAAAGACGTGATGATGGGGATTCGCCCTGAGCACCTGGGCCTGCGCGGCATGACCAACCTTGCCGAAGGCACCAACATCGTGCGCGGCAAGGTGCTGGTCGTCGAGCCGCTGGGCGCCCAGACCGACTTCATCGTCGAGATCGCCGGGCAGACCGTGACGGTGAAGGTGGACGGTCAGGCCCGTATCCAGCCGGGCGACAACGTGGAACTGGTCATCGACCAGCGCCGCCTGCACGCCTTCGACACCCAGACCGAAGACGCCATCGACCGTGGTCAGCCCACCGGCACGATGGGTCAGGCCGATGTCGAGAGCCTCTACAGCGGTCGTCAGTCGGTTTCGGCAGACTGA
- a CDS encoding pyridoxamine 5'-phosphate oxidase family protein, with translation MSYYDPARRDPTISRRPGNRRDDAWIRALLARVPVCRVATRWNDTPFINPTSFVYRPEHSDIVFHSNLAGRMRANAERHQEMGEQVCFEASEIGALLPSNDPLELSMQYRSVIAFGVLELLEDGAARSALEDLSRKYFPQLRPGTEMRPISENDLVRTSVYRIHSLRWSGKENWEEQAIQSEEWPPLAQL, from the coding sequence TTGAGCTACTACGACCCTGCCCGCCGCGACCCGACCATCAGCCGCAGGCCCGGCAATCGCCGCGACGATGCCTGGATTCGCGCCCTGCTCGCCCGCGTTCCGGTGTGCCGCGTGGCGACCCGCTGGAACGACACCCCGTTCATCAATCCGACCAGCTTCGTCTACCGCCCGGAGCACAGCGACATCGTGTTTCATTCCAATCTGGCGGGCCGCATGCGGGCCAATGCCGAGCGCCATCAGGAAATGGGCGAGCAGGTGTGCTTCGAGGCCTCTGAAATCGGGGCACTGCTGCCGAGTAACGATCCGCTGGAACTGTCGATGCAGTACCGCAGCGTCATCGCCTTCGGGGTGCTCGAACTGCTGGAAGACGGCGCGGCCCGCAGCGCTCTGGAAGACCTGAGCCGCAAATATTTTCCGCAGCTGCGCCCCGGCACCGAGATGCGCCCGATCTCCGAGAACGATCTGGTGCGGACGAGCGTCTACCGCATTCATTCGCTGCGCTGGAGCGGCAAGGAGAACTGGGAAGAGCAGGCGATTCAGAGCGAGGAGTGGCCGCCACTGGCACAGCTCTGA
- a CDS encoding aspartate aminotransferase family protein, giving the protein MTTTDQPKTTDQHEAPQNWLELEQRYDSGVYHKHQVVMTRAEGATVWDSTGREYIDCVAGYGVANVGHSNPDVVAAIREQAGNLIVMPQTLPNDKRAEFLEELVSVLPQGLDRVFLCNSGTEAVEAAKKFAITATGRTRFVSMKRGFSGRTLGALALTWEPKYREPFGAAVDNEHVTFVQYGNIEELRAAITDDVAAVIMEPVQGEGGVRPGTAEFVREARRLTREKGALLIMDEIQTGFCRTGKMFATEHFCAEQCQNADGIRCGCKVDEQCQVVPDGMTLAKAMAGGVPIGAFAMSAEVADKMPAGGHGTTFGGNPLAMAAGVAAIRFMKREELAKQAADKGAYFMEKLRAIKSSKIREVRGLGLMIGVELKEKSAPYIAAMEHEEAILTLQATPLVVRFLPPLTISREQIDRVVEAFERVLNTEK; this is encoded by the coding sequence ATGACCACCACCGACCAACCCAAGACCACCGATCAGCACGAGGCCCCGCAGAACTGGCTGGAGCTGGAGCAGCGCTACGACAGCGGCGTGTACCACAAGCATCAGGTGGTCATGACCCGCGCCGAGGGTGCCACCGTCTGGGACAGCACCGGGCGCGAATACATCGACTGCGTGGCGGGCTACGGCGTCGCCAACGTGGGCCACAGCAACCCCGACGTGGTGGCGGCCATCCGCGAGCAGGCCGGAAACCTGATCGTGATGCCGCAGACGCTCCCCAACGACAAGCGAGCCGAGTTTCTGGAAGAGCTGGTCAGCGTGCTGCCGCAGGGACTGGACCGCGTGTTTCTGTGCAACAGCGGCACCGAGGCCGTCGAAGCGGCCAAGAAATTCGCCATCACCGCCACCGGGCGCACCCGCTTCGTGAGCATGAAGCGCGGCTTTTCCGGGCGCACGCTGGGCGCACTGGCCCTGACCTGGGAACCCAAGTACCGCGAACCCTTCGGCGCTGCCGTGGACAACGAGCACGTGACCTTCGTGCAGTACGGCAACATCGAGGAACTGCGGGCCGCCATCACCGACGACGTGGCTGCCGTCATCATGGAACCCGTGCAGGGTGAAGGTGGCGTGCGCCCCGGCACCGCCGAATTCGTGCGCGAGGCCCGCCGCCTGACCCGCGAAAAGGGTGCCCTGCTGATCATGGACGAGATTCAGACGGGCTTCTGCCGCACCGGAAAGATGTTCGCCACCGAGCATTTCTGCGCCGAGCAGTGCCAGAACGCCGACGGTATCCGCTGCGGCTGCAAGGTCGATGAGCAGTGTCAGGTGGTGCCCGACGGCATGACGCTCGCCAAGGCGATGGCGGGCGGCGTGCCCATCGGAGCCTTTGCCATGAGCGCCGAGGTTGCCGACAAGATGCCCGCGGGCGGTCACGGCACGACCTTCGGCGGCAATCCGCTGGCGATGGCGGCGGGCGTGGCAGCTATCCGCTTCATGAAGCGTGAGGAACTGGCGAAGCAGGCCGCCGACAAGGGCGCATATTTCATGGAGAAGCTGCGGGCCATCAAGTCGAGCAAGATCCGCGAAGTGCGCGGCCTGGGCCTGATGATCGGCGTGGAGCTGAAGGAAAAGAGCGCTCCCTACATCGCTGCGATGGAGCACGAAGAGGCCATCCTGACGCTTCAGGCGACGCCGCTGGTGGTGCGCTTCCTGCCCCCGCTGACCATCTCCAGAGAGCAGATCGACCGCGTGGTCGAGGCGTTCGAGCGGGTTCTGAACACCGAGAAATAA
- a CDS encoding cupin domain-containing protein yields the protein MNAHQVPFAAALDALSAQQRFAEVFVRGSLKVELYAPRGTDPQTPHLHDEVYIVQQGSGTYMCAGDHQRFGPGDLLFAAAGAEHRFLEFTDDLAVWVVFYGPDGGERASSRTVMGQTHHEAQP from the coding sequence ATGAACGCCCATCAGGTTCCTTTTGCTGCTGCACTGGACGCCCTGAGCGCACAGCAGCGCTTTGCCGAAGTGTTTGTGCGCGGCTCCTTGAAGGTCGAGCTGTACGCGCCCAGAGGCACCGATCCGCAGACGCCGCACCTTCATGACGAGGTGTACATCGTGCAGCAGGGCAGCGGCACGTATATGTGTGCAGGCGATCACCAGCGCTTTGGCCCCGGCGACCTGCTGTTTGCGGCGGCGGGTGCCGAACACCGTTTCCTTGAGTTCACCGACGATCTGGCGGTCTGGGTGGTGTTCTATGGCCCAGACGGCGGCGAGCGGGCAAGCAGCCGCACCGTCATGGGACAAACCCACCACGAGGCGCAGCCTTGA
- the upp gene encoding uracil phosphoribosyltransferase: MSPEAAPTRKLTAPQHPLLMHKLSLMRDIRTGVKEFRELAAEVSLLLAYEAMRDLETAPETLSTPLATAEFPMLSGKKLALVAILRAGLIMTESMVRLIPAAKVGHIGLYRDPVTLEPVAYYSKLPQDISERRVFLTDPMLATGGSAVAAIDTLKAAGAQSIKLMTILSVPEGIKRVHDAHPDVEIVTAAIDDGLNDHGYIVPGLGDAGDRIYGTK; the protein is encoded by the coding sequence ATGTCCCCCGAAGCTGCCCCCACCCGCAAACTGACCGCCCCGCAACACCCCTTACTCATGCACAAGCTCTCGCTGATGCGCGATATCCGCACGGGCGTCAAGGAATTCCGCGAACTGGCCGCAGAAGTGAGCCTGCTGCTGGCCTATGAGGCGATGCGCGACCTGGAAACCGCGCCTGAAACCCTGAGCACCCCGCTCGCCACCGCCGAATTTCCGATGCTCAGCGGCAAGAAGCTGGCGCTGGTGGCGATTCTGCGGGCGGGCCTGATCATGACCGAGAGCATGGTGCGCCTGATTCCGGCGGCGAAGGTGGGGCATATCGGCCTGTACCGCGACCCGGTCACGCTGGAGCCGGTGGCGTATTACTCCAAGCTGCCGCAGGACATCTCCGAGCGCCGCGTGTTCCTGACCGATCCGATGCTGGCGACGGGCGGTTCTGCGGTGGCGGCCATCGATACGCTCAAGGCGGCGGGCGCACAGAGCATCAAACTGATGACCATTCTGAGCGTGCCGGAAGGCATCAAGCGTGTTCACGACGCCCACCCGGATGTCGAGATCGTGACGGCAGCCATCGACGACGGACTGAACGATCACGGCTACATCGTGCCGGGCCTGGGCGACGCGGGCGACAGGATCTACGGAACGAAATAG
- a CDS encoding efflux RND transporter periplasmic adaptor subunit, translating into MDQASRPTRADPPIPGQTPVKPPPTTPTLTSPAPGASPRRWTWIAVPLLIVAAGYGGYLIGKPSGTDATASGAGGFGAGAGGFGAGSTRTGGGSGAAGGFGGGAGTFGRGGSGATIAVQATAAKSGTLTTQRSATGVVSASKQSTVAARTSGTVSAINAQVGDSVKAGQTIISLDNTDLSSAVDSAQNALDTARVQLTTQTQTVNGNRAQLAQALASAQAAYSSAQTSYAADQKLYAIGGIARTALDTASSQVQQALSTLTSAQNAVNQNNSAQNGTLLQLRLAVEKAQISLKQAQQAVSNARVVAPFDGTITAVSVAGGEYLNAGTSAFTIVSNNKQVTFSVPPAESTSFTDGREVSFVVGQQTYPLKITQNAGAPTNGNVSLTARFMTGTTPALGTAGSVSYSSAVGKGILIPSTALQADNDQTYVFTIENSKSKLHNVTVIGQAGTQAVVSGIDDGAQVISTPPSGLLDGAAVTTDAAGARAGGNSAAGGAGQGGQFQRGQGAQGTQTQGTQSGAAGQSVNGTQTQGTQTQGTQAAPTIQGGQSGQGAGASSTDTQTTPGTRRFRGQNNNGQSSGQGGSNGQTTPATPSTPATTPGGAP; encoded by the coding sequence ATGGATCAAGCCTCCCGACCGACCCGTGCCGACCCGCCGATCCCCGGTCAGACGCCCGTCAAGCCGCCTCCCACGACGCCGACGCTCACCAGTCCGGCACCGGGCGCGTCTCCACGCCGCTGGACCTGGATCGCCGTTCCTCTGCTGATCGTGGCGGCGGGCTACGGCGGCTACCTGATCGGAAAACCCAGCGGCACCGACGCCACTGCCAGTGGTGCAGGCGGCTTCGGGGCGGGGGCGGGAGGCTTTGGGGCAGGGAGTACGCGCACAGGGGGCGGCAGCGGCGCAGCGGGCGGCTTCGGGGGCGGTGCCGGAACCTTCGGCCGGGGCGGTTCAGGCGCGACCATCGCGGTGCAGGCGACAGCGGCCAAAAGCGGCACCCTGACCACCCAGCGCAGCGCCACCGGCGTCGTCAGTGCCAGCAAACAGAGCACCGTGGCAGCCCGCACCAGTGGCACCGTCAGCGCCATCAATGCCCAGGTGGGCGACAGCGTGAAGGCCGGACAGACCATCATCTCTCTCGACAACACCGACCTGAGTTCTGCGGTGGACAGCGCTCAGAACGCGCTCGATACCGCCCGCGTACAGCTGACGACCCAGACGCAGACCGTGAACGGCAACCGCGCCCAGCTGGCGCAGGCGCTGGCATCGGCACAGGCGGCTTACAGCAGCGCCCAGACGAGTTATGCCGCCGACCAGAAACTCTATGCCATCGGCGGCATCGCCAGGACCGCGCTCGACACCGCCAGCAGTCAGGTGCAGCAGGCGCTTTCGACCCTGACCAGCGCCCAGAACGCCGTCAATCAGAACAACAGCGCCCAGAACGGCACGCTGCTTCAGCTGCGTCTGGCAGTCGAGAAAGCCCAGATTTCTCTGAAACAGGCGCAGCAGGCCGTGAGCAATGCGCGGGTCGTGGCTCCCTTCGACGGCACCATCACCGCTGTCTCGGTGGCAGGCGGCGAGTATCTGAACGCCGGAACGAGCGCGTTTACCATCGTCTCGAACAACAAACAGGTGACGTTCAGCGTGCCGCCCGCCGAGAGCACCAGTTTTACCGACGGACGCGAGGTGAGCTTCGTGGTGGGTCAGCAGACGTATCCGCTGAAGATCACCCAGAATGCTGGCGCACCGACCAACGGCAACGTCTCGCTGACCGCCCGCTTCATGACCGGCACGACGCCCGCTCTCGGAACGGCTGGATCGGTCAGTTACAGCAGCGCGGTGGGCAAGGGCATCCTGATTCCCAGCACCGCGCTCCAGGCCGACAACGACCAGACCTACGTGTTCACCATCGAGAACAGCAAATCGAAACTGCATAACGTGACGGTGATCGGGCAGGCCGGAACGCAGGCGGTGGTCAGCGGGATCGACGACGGCGCACAGGTGATTTCTACGCCGCCCTCCGGTCTGCTCGACGGCGCAGCCGTCACCACCGACGCAGCGGGCGCACGGGCGGGCGGCAACAGCGCTGCCGGGGGCGCGGGGCAGGGCGGGCAGTTTCAGCGGGGTCAGGGAGCACAGGGCACGCAGACGCAGGGCACACAGAGCGGTGCAGCCGGGCAGAGTGTCAACGGTACCCAGACGCAGGGTACGCAGACTCAGGGAACACAGGCCGCGCCGACGATTCAGGGCGGACAGTCAGGGCAGGGAGCGGGGGCCTCCTCCACTGACACCCAGACCACACCGGGCACGCGGCGCTTCCGGGGCCAGAACAACAACGGCCAGAGCAGCGGCCAAGGCGGCAGCAACGGGCAGACGACCCCGGCAACTCCCAGCACGCCTGCCACCACGCCCGGAGGCGCACCGTGA
- a CDS encoding GNAT family N-acetyltransferase, with protein sequence MTISDALTLRRVAAEDLPLTVPLFDAYRQFYGQPSDVQAAQAFLSERLAREESVIFLAELDGRPAGFTQLYPLFSSVGMRRIWLLNDLYVAEEARRRGVSTALLNAARQHGLETGAARLMLSTATDNLAAQATYEAHGWQRDEGFYTYLLPLS encoded by the coding sequence TTGACCATTTCAGATGCTCTGACTCTTCGCCGCGTCGCCGCCGAAGATCTGCCGCTCACCGTTCCCCTCTTCGATGCCTACCGCCAGTTTTACGGCCAGCCGAGCGACGTGCAGGCAGCTCAGGCTTTTCTGTCCGAACGGCTTGCGCGGGAAGAGTCGGTGATCTTCCTGGCAGAGCTGGACGGCAGACCCGCCGGATTCACCCAGCTCTATCCGCTCTTCAGCTCGGTGGGAATGCGGCGGATCTGGCTGCTGAATGATCTGTATGTGGCGGAGGAAGCGCGGCGCAGAGGCGTGAGTACGGCCCTGCTGAACGCGGCCCGGCAGCATGGCCTCGAAACGGGCGCGGCCCGGCTGATGCTGAGCACCGCGACCGACAATCTGGCGGCCCAGGCGACCTACGAGGCGCACGGTTGGCAGCGCGACGAGGGGTTTTACACCTACCTGCTGCCGCTTTCCTGA